In Solanum stenotomum isolate F172 chromosome 6, ASM1918654v1, whole genome shotgun sequence, one DNA window encodes the following:
- the LOC125867444 gene encoding dicarboxylate transporter 2.1, chloroplastic-like isoform X2 yields MYLLETERANSSCRGSSFREISDPKMFCYELTVYTTHRIATYFVKWLGKSTPGLSYGLALSEALIAPAMPNTMARAGGVFLPIIKSLTFSWK; encoded by the exons ATGTACCTTTTAGAGACAGAAAGAGCAAACTCAAGTTGCAGG GGTTCATCGTTTAGGGAAATATCAGATCCGAAAATGTTTTGCTACGAATTGACAG TCTACACAACACATCGAATTGCCACATACTTTGTTAAGTGGTTGGGGAAGAGTACTCCTGGTTTGTCATATGGATTGGCCCTGAGTGAGGCTTTGATTGCACCTGCAATGCCCAACACTATGGCAAGAGCTGGTGGGGTATTTTTGCCTATTATTAAGTCTCTCACTTTCAGCTGGAAGTAA
- the LOC125867444 gene encoding dicarboxylate transporter 2.1, chloroplastic-like isoform X3 → MKKGSSFREISDPKMFCYELTVYTTHRIATYFVKWLGKSTPGLSYGLALSEALIAPAMPNTMARAGGVFLPIIKSLTFSWK, encoded by the exons ATGAAGAAG GGTTCATCGTTTAGGGAAATATCAGATCCGAAAATGTTTTGCTACGAATTGACAG TCTACACAACACATCGAATTGCCACATACTTTGTTAAGTGGTTGGGGAAGAGTACTCCTGGTTTGTCATATGGATTGGCCCTGAGTGAGGCTTTGATTGCACCTGCAATGCCCAACACTATGGCAAGAGCTGGTGGGGTATTTTTGCCTATTATTAAGTCTCTCACTTTCAGCTGGAAGTAA
- the LOC125867444 gene encoding dicarboxylate transporter 2.1, chloroplastic-like isoform X1, translated as MKLVDNEEETEQVVLELFMCVVLLYHGSSFREISDPKMFCYELTVYTTHRIATYFVKWLGKSTPGLSYGLALSEALIAPAMPNTMARAGGVFLPIIKSLTFSWK; from the exons ATGAAATTGGTAGACAATGAAGAAGAAACAGAGCAAGTAGTTTTAGAGCTCTTTATGTGTGTGGTGCTGTTGTATCAT GGTTCATCGTTTAGGGAAATATCAGATCCGAAAATGTTTTGCTACGAATTGACAG TCTACACAACACATCGAATTGCCACATACTTTGTTAAGTGGTTGGGGAAGAGTACTCCTGGTTTGTCATATGGATTGGCCCTGAGTGAGGCTTTGATTGCACCTGCAATGCCCAACACTATGGCAAGAGCTGGTGGGGTATTTTTGCCTATTATTAAGTCTCTCACTTTCAGCTGGAAGTAA
- the LOC125867428 gene encoding cytosolic sulfotransferase 12-like isoform X2 gives MSKSQTSPQIPPKYLQEDEISDECKKLLLTLPKERGWLASHIYNYQGFWVTPRFIQGVIACQQQFQAQDSDIILVTTPKSGTTWLKSLLFVLVNRMKYPVFEQNHPLLVKNPHDLIPFLEIKLYVDDLVPNFASVISPRLLSTHMPFASLPKSVQDSKTKLVYLCRNPKDTFISLWHFTNNLRLHHKDIHPIEEKFESFCKGVSLYGPFWNHVLDYWKQSIEKPNKVLFLMYEEIKVQPKLQLKRLAEFLECPFSIEEKNCGVMDEILRMCSFENLSNLEVNANGKLSTGEENNAFFRKGEVGDWKNYFTIEMSEKLNHIIEQKFQGSGIKFSYI, from the coding sequence ATGTCAAAATCTCAAACTTCTCCCCAAATTCCTCCCAAGTATTTACAAGAGGATGAAATCAGTGATGAGTGTAAGAAATTGCTCTTAACTCTACCAAAAGAAAGAGGATGGCTTGCATCACATATCTATAATTACCAAGGTTTTTGGGTAACACCAAGATTCATTCAAGGTGTGATTGCTTGTCAACAACAATTTCAGGCTCAAGATAGTGATATTATCCTTGTTACAACTCCTAAATCAGGAACCACTTGGTTaaaatctcttttatttgttttagtgAATCGAATGAAATATCCTGTTTTTGAACAAAATCACCCTTTACTTGTTAAGAACCCTCATGATCTTATTCCATTCTTGGAAATTAAACtctatgttgatgatcttgTCCCTAATTTTGCATCCGTCATTTCACCTAGACTCTTGTCAACTCATATGCCCTTTGCTTCATTGCCAAAATCTGTCCAGGATTCAAAAACCAAACTTGTTTACTTGTGTAGGAATCCTAAGGACACTTTTATTTCTCTGTGGCATTTTACAAACAATTTAAGACTTCATCACAAAGATATACATCCCATTGAAgaaaaatttgaatctttttgtAAGGGGGTGAGCCTTTATGGTCCGTTTTGGAATCATGTATTGGATTATTGGAAACAAAGTATAGAAAAGCCTAACAAAGTACTTTTCTTGAtgtatgaagaaattaaagtgCAGCCCAAACTTCAGCTTAAACGCTTGGCTGAATTTTTGGAATGTCCATTTTCCATAGAGGAAAAAAATTGTGGAGTGATGGATGAAATATTAAGAATGTGTAGCTTTGAGAATTTGAGCAACCTGGAGGTGAATGCAAATGGGAAATTGTCAACTGGAGAAGAAAATAATGCGTTCTTTCGTAAAGGAGAAGTTGGAGATTGGAAGAATTATTTTACCATAGAAATGAGTGAGAAACTCAATCATATTATTGAACAAAAATTCCAAGGATCTGGAATAAAGTTTTCATACATCTAA
- the LOC125867438 gene encoding cytosolic sulfotransferase 12-like: protein MSKSQTTPQIPPKYLQEDELSDECTKLLLTLPKERGWLASHIYNYQGFWATPRIIQGVIACQQQFQAQDSDIILVTTPKSGTTWLKALLFGLVNRVKHPIFEQNHPLLIKNPHDLVPFLEFTLYVDGQVPNFSSFTTPRLLSTHLRFASLPKSVQDSKTKLVYLCRNPKDTFISMWHFANNLRLHHKDTNSIGKVFDLFCNGVSVYGPFWDHVLDYWKASIENLDKVLFLMYEEIKLQPNIQINRLAKFLECPFSIKEENCGVVEEILRICSFKNLSNLEVNTTGEENIVFFRRGEIGDWKNHFTTEMSEKLNYIIEQKFQGSGLKFSYI, encoded by the coding sequence ATGTCAAAATCTCAAACTACTCCCCAAATTCCTCCCAAGTATTTACAAGAGGATGAACTTAGTGATGAGTGTACGAAATTGCTCTTAACTCTACCAAAAGAAAGAGGATGGCTTGCATCACATATCTATAATTACCAAGGTTTTTGGGCAACACCACGAATCATTCAAGGTGTGATTGCTTGTCAACAACAATTTCAGGCTCAAGATAGTGATATTATCCTTGTTACAACTCCTAAATCAGGAACCACTTGGCTAAAAGCACTTTTATTTGGTTTAGTGAATCGAGTGAAACATCCTATTTTTGAACAAAATCACCCTTTACTTATCAAGAACCCTCATGATCTTGTTCCATTCTTGGAATTTACACTCTATGTTGATGGACAAGTCCCTAATTTCTCATCCTTCACCACACCTAGACTCTTGTCAACTCATTTGCGCTTTGCTTCATTACCAAAATCTGTCCAAGATTCAAAAACCAAACTTGTTTACTTATGTAGGAATCCTAAGGACACTTTCATTTCCATGTGGCATTTTGCAAACAACTTAAGACTTCATCACAAAGATACCAATTCCATTGGAAAAGTGTTTGATCTTTTTTGCAATGGTGTGAGCGTTTATGGTCCATTTTGGGATCACGTGTTAGATTATTGGAAAGCAAGTATAGAAAATCTTGACAAAGTACTTTTCTTGAtgtatgaagaaattaaattacaacCAAACATTCAGATTAACCGCTTAGCTAAATTCTTGGAATGTCCATTTTCTATAAAGGAAGAAAATTGTGGAGTTGTAGAGGAAATATTAAGAATATGTAGCTTTAAGAATTTGAGCAATTTGGAGGTGAATACAACTGGAGAGGAAAATATAGTGTTCTTTCGGAGAGGAGAAATTGGAGATTGGAAGAATCATTTTACTACAGAGATGAGTGAGAAACTCAATTATATCATTGAACAAAAATTTCAAGGATCTGGACTGAAATTTTCATACATTTGA